A part of Candidatus Binatia bacterium genomic DNA contains:
- a CDS encoding VOC family protein has protein sequence MSCRLTRMLDCLDHVIFTAKDLDAASRDLARLLGRDPSWRGFHPDLGTANALFRLENCYVEILAASGDGIRSRLLRAWIAEKGEGLLGLAFGAADIDACRQRLADSGLEPGPVDGGHGRDSRSGAQRQWRRIAIPPHRTRGVLLFPIAHDPSSDELPTMPPRGDERACIHGVDHIVVQTVQPEEARRLYGDALGIRLAVDREFPQWGVRLMFFRIGGVTVEVAAALGGGAAASVFPGASAGPGEDRLYGLTWRVRDIEATHARLEREGFEVSEVRTGRRPDTRVFTVRSGTLGVPTLMIELPESKQ, from the coding sequence GTGTCCTGCCGCCTGACGCGCATGCTCGATTGCCTCGACCACGTCATCTTCACGGCCAAAGACCTCGATGCGGCGTCGCGAGACCTCGCCCGCCTGCTCGGCCGCGATCCGTCGTGGCGCGGTTTCCATCCCGATCTCGGCACCGCAAATGCGCTTTTTCGCCTCGAAAACTGCTACGTCGAGATTCTCGCGGCCTCCGGCGACGGCATTCGCTCCCGGCTTCTTCGTGCGTGGATCGCGGAAAAGGGCGAAGGCCTGCTCGGTCTTGCATTCGGCGCTGCAGACATCGACGCGTGCCGGCAGCGGCTCGCGGACAGCGGGCTGGAGCCCGGGCCGGTCGATGGCGGCCATGGACGCGACTCGCGCTCCGGCGCGCAGCGGCAATGGCGCCGCATCGCGATCCCGCCTCACCGCACTCGCGGAGTGCTGCTGTTCCCGATCGCGCACGATCCCTCGTCGGACGAGCTGCCGACGATGCCGCCGCGCGGCGACGAGCGCGCGTGCATTCACGGCGTCGATCACATCGTGGTCCAGACGGTGCAGCCCGAAGAGGCCAGGCGGCTGTACGGCGATGCCCTCGGCATTCGCCTCGCCGTCGATCGCGAGTTTCCGCAGTGGGGCGTGCGGCTGATGTTCTTCCGCATCGGCGGCGTGACGGTCGAGGTGGCCGCTGCGCTCGGCGGCGGCGCGGCGGCTTCGGTGTTTCCCGGCGCAAGCGCAGGGCCGGGCGAAGACCGGCTCTACGGATTGACGTGGAGAGTGCGGGACATCGAGGCAACCCACGCGCGTCTCGAACGCGAGGGGTTTGAGGTCTCCGAGGTGCGGACGGGCCGCCGCCCCGACACGCGCGTGTTCACCGTGCGCAGCGGGACTCTCGGCGTTCCGACCCTGATGATCGAGCTGCCCGAATCCAAGCAGTGA
- a CDS encoding SDR family oxidoreductase, with translation MCRLEGKIALITGGASGIGLATAREFHAAGARLAIADVRDADSVARELGAIAIRVDVTRPDEVEAMVARTVDHYGRIDVLFNNAGIEKHGPLAAMDLAEHRRVIDVDLNGVYYCLQAAIRAMANNDGPARGSIINTASVAGLIGAPGLSSYNAAKGGVVLLTKVGALEAAPLGIRVNAVCPGVIRTPMAEGFGDGSMGPYTIEQFAQRVHPLGRLGEPHEVAKLVTFLASDDASFITGAAIPIDGGMTAGPGVSLGA, from the coding sequence ATGTGTCGTCTCGAAGGGAAAATCGCGTTGATCACGGGCGGAGCCTCCGGCATCGGCCTGGCCACGGCCCGGGAGTTCCACGCGGCCGGCGCCCGCCTGGCAATCGCCGATGTCCGCGACGCCGACAGCGTCGCCCGGGAGCTCGGCGCCATCGCGATCCGCGTCGACGTCACGCGTCCCGACGAGGTTGAAGCGATGGTCGCGCGTACCGTCGACCACTACGGCCGCATCGACGTCCTGTTCAACAATGCCGGGATCGAGAAGCACGGGCCGCTGGCGGCGATGGACCTGGCCGAGCATCGTCGCGTCATCGACGTCGACCTGAACGGCGTCTATTACTGCCTCCAGGCGGCGATCCGCGCGATGGCGAACAACGACGGCCCGGCGCGCGGCTCGATCATCAACACGGCATCGGTGGCGGGATTGATCGGTGCACCGGGACTGTCCAGCTACAACGCGGCCAAGGGCGGTGTCGTGCTGCTGACGAAAGTCGGTGCGCTCGAAGCCGCGCCTCTCGGCATTCGCGTCAACGCCGTGTGCCCTGGCGTCATCCGCACGCCGATGGCCGAAGGGTTCGGCGACGGAAGCATGGGCCCCTACACCATCGAACAGTTCGCCCAGCGCGTACATCCCCTCGGGCGCCTCGGCGAGCCCCACGAAGTGGCCAAGCTCGTGACGTTCCTGGCCAGTGACGATGCGTCGTTCATTACCGGCGCCGCCATCCCGATCGACGGCGGAATGACCGCGGGCCCGGGAGTCTCCCTCGGCGCCTGA